A window of Acropora muricata isolate sample 2 chromosome 6, ASM3666990v1, whole genome shotgun sequence genomic DNA:
CGTTTTACTCCCCACCATGTATTTCCAATGCACTGCGTGTAGGCACTGGTACCTGGGTCAACTAAGTTTAGGCTGTGGTTGACTGTTAGATGTTGATAGCCCTCCTTTTGTAGGCAGTCGTAGGATTTCCAGAGATCGCTCATCCCCGTTTTGGACAATTTCTAGACGACGAGGGTACATTATGTTCTTtactaaagaaataaaaaacgcgccgagtgcattgtttaGATATATAAGCTGgcaggaatttttaagaacacaaGAGaagcacttctcgagtgttctcaaaaattcccaagtgcttatataactcaacaatgcacgaggaacatttttttttttgcgttcgaggtacgagaacgcaacccctaatttgtgttgggtgttctgtgcattgttgggtgtcctgtgcaattaataagggaagttttttcgagattgcattttcgtcgtcgtcgacacacttttgcctcgctttgaggcgcttggttacgttttggctctgacgaactaacgcacgtggcgattcgtgggtcctcggcgttcatcagtccagcgtttcgctgagttgtgataatcttccatcgttcgtaacgttttgctgagttgtgataatcttccatcgttcgtcgttgaaaagagctgaaagattgctgaagggctgtctactgaagttgctaagttttaaaacagctcagtataattttactttgtgttaagcatggtcctaggaaaatgtgtgcggctcctggcgcttacatgccgttgcgcaaagtaaatctaccgagttctgtagctcggcggccgttgtgccacaaagtaaatctaccgagttcggaagctcggcggccgttgtgccacaaagtaaatctaccgagttctgaagctcggcggcgccatctcatcatgacttgtgatatttacggcactgaaatcaacaaactaaatgttggatatcatattctgtattttgagctgtcttaaaagctccacaaacagtttaGCTGAagaaagtttcactagaggctatttgaagcttcaacaaatgttgttgttatcaaccaaagtgcaaaaatccttttttccaattcagaatgttcatgttcacttcagcttagttccaaaatggacaccatattctatagaatgttacacgtgatttcctgtcaattcaaataataacttaattgtccgctatttctccCTAGAATAaacatgttcctgttcaaacacaatttcttttgtcccagcgttcagcacagaaaagtaatctcaagctgaaaagacttgcaagtaacagttccattttagagtaattttcagaattccaaataaatagttaatgattacatctaacaagttgtcacgttcatatatgcagtaataacatttatctaccacacgaaccatccacccttccccttcaatatctacctgtacccctacaaacatcgaacgcactcacctaagcttcgattacccctagtaataaaataaaaacgactaTGAAGGGacaagacaacaaaaatgagcgcgaattttagttgatcaacattaattttctctttacatgtgcaagcttaaattctattggttcaaaatttgaatGACAACCAATAACAAGAATCAAGAAAAATCGaaaagaatcgaaatcatctctaaaagcgaaaaacaaagttgaaagaatatattttaagctcaaacagtttacttttttgcttcttgaggccgattcaaatttatctgcaccgaatgtattgtgcaggagttgaacatgccgctaaacatttcgccgtgaatCACCGTGGACGTGGCTGTCGCTCGGCTGTTCGTTTCAACCGCGTTAGCTGACATTTCTCTGGATTGTACCTGAGCAACAGGCTTGAAATGTCGAGGAGATATCTCTGTTGTCTGGCTGGAGCCTTGTAGAGTAGATGATAAAACATCGCTGCATTTTCTGAGCTGGGTAGACGAAGAAAGCGAAGAAGAGAAGAGCGTGGGtaagaaaaaggagaaagcCAAGACAAGGCGTGAGGCTTGGGAACGGGAAGCGCGAAAAGCTAACAAAGTAggggaaaacgaaaaaaagagaaaaaaaaaattcattttttattcatAAAAAGCTGTGTGCATAATGAAGTAGAgacctgtacggaaatcttGCCCATCGGGAGTTCACTtagtgtgtcagaacttgaatattttctaagtgtcgaaaacattgagattccactctatgcccaagctcgacagtcgcttctacttttaacccaaggcaatatttataatcgcttgagatttctaaacaaatatcttatgttcttagaggaattaaaggAGCTTTTtcgagaaaactggtcaaaatttctgactgccgggtatcttaagttttttgtaaacacttcccggctgccgggtatctagacacgtACAATTATAAATTAGTTCGGTTGTGAggttatgcatcagtcaattccagcagtgcccatcccccccccgggctaacccccgggcattagcatttttttaaaaaaatgggcaaattccccggggtggggtcacataaactgtctaaaagagggcaaatgccccgccctcgggatcgttgccttctaacactttttattaatcagtgaattaaacggtcaaatgttcaatattttaatgcaatggtattacagacttcattgaaaacagtacgtgtaagttgattcggattatatgtatttatttatattttttaacagtttgctagaggatagcgtgtcattaaatatattcttctataaaagccatttgttttgaatatttcgaCTAAAATAACGACAATCCTGTTCACaatgtttaaaattttgaataCGAAATGCGAAATAGCTGTGTTCACGTCAgtgattgttttgtgtgtgctaaaccaaatatagttcaccttgtcgctGTGAAGAATCAAGACATTTTAAATGATGATGCATTGCATTTTAAGCTCGCATGATCTGTCTTGAAGATCGCATCATTTGAATTCGCAAGCCTTCAGTATTTTAACTccactttcatgaatttaaaaattgctaggcTAGTTTTGAATGCGAAATGCGAAGTAGTCATGTTCACGCAGTGTTCACGTCAGTGATTGCATGTgttgtgataaacaaaatatagttcaccttgtcgcttATATTCATATGCCTAcaagtataaatgaaaaaatatttaaaactgagaaaacatACTTTTAAAAACATCCACTAGTTTTTCGAGTCCGTGACGGACTAGCCAGTCTTTCACGAAGTCCTCGTCCTTTCCGACAAACTCTTCCATATTCAAAAACACGTGTGTCAAATGCTCGGGGGTCGCCCCGGGGTaggctaatgcccagccccctggctgcgataaaattgcttatgccccacccccgggacagacatttgagcaaatgccccgtggttgcccggggggggatgggcaccgctggaattgactgatgcattataCACTTGAACAATGTTCTCAATGCATCACTCACTGGCTGACATACTGAGTATTTTTTTGGCATGTTAAAGTAcaacttgagaacaaaaaacacaaattatttgctttttggttaattaatatttttcttattaaaagTTATTTTTTGTCATAATATGAAATGGTGACATGCCTCTTTCTATCTCTTTGTTTACGGCATTTGTAGATTTATGAGGGCAACTTGGAAGAGAATGTCGATTCTAGACAGCGTTGTTTGCAATCCTCTTAATTTTACGGTGAGCAGCCATAGAATTCCAAACACAGGCAAAATATATTGATGGACCTGCCGAAAATTCCTAATACTGACCCTTCCCTAGAGATCTTGCCATGGCCCAGCTACACAAGAAAGAGGTGCAATGAGGTAAAGGACATTTTCTctcaacaaaaaacaatgacaattgttataaaaataacctttattttttttgtgtagTGGTCCACATATCACCAATACAGACTGAAATAGTCTTTACCTTACAAAATTATTCCAAGAAAATTAATAGTGACTGTCACAGTTCAAACCATGTAAAAATAAAGTACATGAGCAACTGCTTTTCCCTTGGTTATAAGGATCACATATTTTCAAAACTGATTAAGTCAAAGTTTACAGATGTTTGAGTTATTATCGAGAAACTGTCAAGGAACTGCAGATTTTTTGGTGTAAAGTACTTTGTTCTGTCTGAAAACTGTCATTGGTTTGGATAAGTGAAACCACTGCTTCGCCCAACTCATTTAATTCACCATAGATTATGCAATATTACATACTACTGGCTATTTTTGTCTTTGGGAATTCAATCATTTTGGGTTTCCAAGGCTCAATCTTGAGGGCCTAAAATGCCTCCTGAAGAGAAAAGGGCATCTCTAACTAACAACATGAAATCTCCAAAAACCCTTTCAACTGACTCTAGCCTCCGAAAATCATACCTCCAATTAATGCAAGGCTAGCTAGAAAGGTTTTATAAATGAGGGAACCAAGTAAGTCATCTAAAGTCCTTGAAGAAGGGTAAATTAAGGTCATATATCTAAAATGAAGGAACCAAGTATGGAAGTTGTTTGGTCAACTGTCTGGAGATAAAGCATGGGATAATGGCAAGGGATGATTTGTAAATGAAAGTTACACTATTAAGTTGTAGATCTTGAAGATCTGTGTATAGCAAGGATTAGTGGGGTTCATCAAAAACCCTTTCAACTGACTCTAGCCTCCGAAAATCATACCTCCAATTAATGCAAGGCTAGCTAGAAAGGTTTTATAAATGAGGGAATCAAGTAAGTCATCTAAAGTCCTTGAAGAAGGGTAAATTAAGGTCACATATCTAAAATGAAGGAACCAAGTATGGAAGTTGTTTGGTCAACTGTCTGGAGATAAAGCATGGGATAATGGCAAGGGATGATTTGTAAATGAAAGTTACACTATTATGTTGTAGATCTTGAAGATCTGTGTATAGCAAGGATTAGTGGGGTTCATCAAGTGAGGTGTGGGATTGcggaaaattaaaaattattgtacTCTTTTGTTGTTTAATTTGATACAAATGATATGCAAGTATTTTTCTGCAATCCCACACCTTGGTGGGTTGGTTAATGAAGGAAACACGACAGACATGACAATGTTTACTTGACATGTTTCACTTTCTGACATGTTTCACTTCGTGAAGTGACCAAGTGGCACAAGGTCAGTATTGTTTTGTCATCCTTCTGAATGTAACATATGGCAAGGCAGGGGGTGGGGTTGGGTTCATAAACATGGGAACAGAGTGGCAACATTGTTTGGTTGTCATTCTGGAAGAGAGGTATGGCAAAAGGAAGGTTTCACTAACTGAAGAAGCCAAGTAGGCTTTCGTTGTCCTTTCTGGACATCATGTAAGAATAGAAAGGAGAGTTGATAAGAGAATGAAGAAATTGTTCTTTCATCCTTCTGAAACTAACATGTGACAAGGGGAGTGGTGGTTTCATTAATGCAGGAACAGGGTGGAACCATCATTTGGTTGCCTCTTTGGAAGAAAAGTATGGCAAGGGAAGAATCACGTTTAACATCATTTTAGCTGGCCTTCTTGGCGTAAAGTATGGTAAAGGAGAGTTAGAATAAAATTTCTaagtaaaagtaaaaaataacatgaaattgttttgttgtcatttgggGATTAAGGAATGGCATGGAAGAAGCACACAAAAATTCTCACAAAATACTTTTGTCTGTTATAAAGTGAAAATCGCCAGTTCAGAAGTTGCCCAATGCAACTGAATTAGAAAGTAAAAGGCAAATTCAAGTCAATCAAAATTTGCAAATCACTAGATTGCAATTTTAGTCATTtcaatttgtttgaaaatatgTGATCCTTACTCCCAAGGGATTTGTTGAGCACATTCAGATCTGAAGGATTGCAGAATATTCAACAAGTACTTGAgtcatgaaatatttcattctaAGGATTCCACTCCACCTAACCTTAAACCTTAACCCTCTATTAAAAATtcgaatatttttcttttatggcAAGTTGCAATACTtacaaggttttttttctttatgcaCCATAAAATTATAATATAATCGGATAGTAGTCCCTAAGGACCATAAGAGGAATCATTGTgtaacaaaactaaaattaatacTTTCAACTTTCAAGCAGTTAACCAAAAACAGAAAATGATACCCTTGAGAGGAATGTTATATCTGTCTGCTTTGGGGAAGAAACGTTGTAGTGGAACTGCCAACACTAGTACTGTTGCTTACATTGTTAGAATCGCTAATAATGACCTGAAGACTGCCAGCATCGAGCCACCAATCCTCTGCCGCCTCGCCAAGAATGAAGTATGAGTCATCAGAAGAGGAATATCCACTTGCAGAATAATGAGGACTGGTTCCAATTCCACTACTTTCTTCAGAGGAAGTGAGTCCATTGTAATCAGAATTGTCATCATAGTTCACCTGACCAGTGTTGTCAACAATTTCTCCCCTGCTGGTTCTTCGTCTGGTCCTTCCAAGATTTGGACCTGCAGTGGTAGGGCTGGCATTAACAGAAGACAGAAAAGTCTGTGTTTGTGAAGGTGATGCAGACATTTGACGCCGGCGTCCCCGAAAAGTAGTATCACTGGGAGAACATTCCCTTCTTCTCCTTTGAGTAGAATTTGAAACAGGTGATCTGCTACGGCTTCGTGTTCTAGAAGTTGAGGCAGATGATTTGAAGGATCTTGATTGCCTCCGTTGCCTGTCCAGCTGTGTCTGGTTAACAGTCATATGACTTGATCCTGCAATTGCAGAACCTTCTAAATTTCTCCCAAACCAAAGCCAAGCAGGAGTTGTTTGGTCTATTAATCGATAAACTGGCCTTTCAGATCTTTGGTGTTCATTACCTTCTTCTTCATCATCAGAAATTAAAGATATAATGTCTGAGTTGCTGTTTCTTTGACAGGTGCATGAAGCTCTGTTACAAGGTCCCAGTGTAAGGTTGTTTGTCTGTTGGGCATTTTGCAATGCCTGCATCCCCTCCTTTAATTCGTTTACTGTCTGCTCAAGTGAAGATACTCTACCTTGTAAATCTGTCATAGACAATAAAGATCAGAATTATAACACTACCAGTTGTGCATTGAAATAAGGACCATTCATCCCCCAAGGGCAAGCTCATTCACAAGAAAATTGTCTGGTAATTTAACCAGAAGAAAATCATTACATATCACTTTTGAAAACAGAAGGGTTAAACCCTATAAAAATTAGCATTTCCAATATAATTTACAAAA
This region includes:
- the LOC136920710 gene encoding uncharacterized protein — encoded protein: MGIEQERFVNKVDQELICCICANVFEDAVESPCRHVFCMECISRWLQEWNTCPTCRRPLRAQEMRPSLPLLNNIINKMQIRCNYSEQGCTATVEYERLGIHVRSCPYGPNGMACENEGCQETFPRNEKERHEAECLYRTVVCTQQSNRGCGMEYKLNEAANHSCVESLKTLVNDLQGRVSSLEQTVNELKEGMQALQNAQQTNNLTLGPCNRASCTCQRNSNSDIISLISDDEEEGNEHQRSERPVYRLIDQTTPAWLWFGRNLEGSAIAGSSHMTVNQTQLDRQRRQSRSFKSSASTSRTRSRSRSPVSNSTQRRRRECSPSDTTFRGRRRQMSASPSQTQTFLSSVNASPTTAGPNLGRTRRRTSRGEIVDNTGQVNYDDNSDYNGLTSSEESSGIGTSPHYSASGYSSSDDSYFILGEAAEDWWLDAGSLQVIISDSNNVSNSTSVGSSTTTFLPQSRQI